One Poecile atricapillus isolate bPoeAtr1 chromosome 32, bPoeAtr1.hap1, whole genome shotgun sequence DNA window includes the following coding sequences:
- the LOC131590129 gene encoding uncharacterized protein LOC131590129, which translates to MVTSVPASPGGDKVLVAPGGDVAMEGTAQPGATNCSWDTLGHLSDVTGDATTAVTSVPASPGGDKVLVATAGDVAMEGTEDPSATGDPRDTLGCVTEASGDATTMVTSVPASPGGDKVLVATAGGVAMAVTEAPGATNCSWDTLGRVPDVPGDATTTSGDVTTSPGGDKVLVATAGGVAMEGTEDPSATGDPRDTLGHLNDVTGDATTTVTSVPASPGGDKVLVAPGGDVAMEVTAQPGATNCSRDTLGHLSDVIEDATSTTGAVTTSPGGDKVLVATTGGVAMEVTEDPSATGDPRDTLGHLNDVIEDATTMVTSVPASPGSDKVLVATSGDVAMEVTEDPSATGDPRDTLGRVTEAPGDATTTVTSDPVSPGGDKVLVAPGGDVAMEGTAQPGATNCSWDTLGRVPDVPGDATTTTGAVTTSPGSDKSLLGPGGDVAMEGTAQPSATNCSWDTLGHLSDVTRDATSTTGVVTTSPGSDKVPAATAGGVASAATSGDVTAGDDVTAAIMVAPGGAISVGGPGVNPRPP; encoded by the exons ATGGTGACCTCTGTCCCAGCGTCCCCAGGAGGTGACAAAGTCCTGGTGGCCCCAGGTGGGGACGTGGCCATGGAGGGGACAGCCCAGCCCGGTGCCACCAACTGCTCCTGGGACACTTTGGGACACCTCAGTGACGTCACCGGAGATGCCACCACGGCCGTGACCTCTGTCCCAGCGTCCCCAGGAGGTGACAAAGTCCTGGTGGCCACCGCTGGGGACGTGGCCATGGAGGGGACAGAAGACCCGAGTGCCACCGGTGACCCCAGGGACACTTTGGGATGCGTCACTGAAGCCTCTGGAGATGCCACCACCATGGTGACCTCTGTCCCAGCGTCCCCAGGAGGTGACAAAGTCCTGGTGGCCACCGCAGGGGGCGTGGCCATGGCGGTGACCGAAGCCCCAGGTGCCACCAACTGCTCCTGGGACACTTTGGGAcgtgtccccgatgtccccggaGATGCCACCACCACAAGTGGAGACGTGACCACGTCCCCAGGAGGTGACAAAGTCCTGGTGGCCACCGCTGGGGGCGTGGCCATGGAGGGGACAGAAGACCCAAGTGCCACCGGTGACCCCAGGGACACTTTGGGACACCTCAATGATGTCACTGGAGATGCCACCACCACGGTGACCTCTGTCCCAGCGTCCCCAGGAGGTGACAAAGTCCTGGTGGCCCCAGGTGGGGACGTGGCCATGGAGGTGACGGCCCAGCCCGGTGCCACCAACTGCTCCAGGGACACTTTGGGACACCTCAGTGACGTCATTGAAGATGCCACCAGCACAACTGGAGCCGTGACCACGTCCCCAGGAGGTGACAAAGTCCTGGTGGCCACCACAGGGGGCGTGGCCATGGAGGTGACCGAAGACCCGAGTGCCACCGGTGACCCCAGGGACACTTTGGGACACCTCAATGACGTCATTGAAGATGCCACCACCATGGTGACCTCTGTCCCAGCGTCCCCAGGAAGTGACAAAGTCCTGGTGGCCACCAGTGGGGACGTGGCCATGGAGGTGACCGAAGACCCAAGTGCCACCGGTGACCCCAGGGACACTTTGGGACGCGTCACCGAAGCCCCTGGAGATGCCACCACCACGGTGACCTCTGAtccagtgtccccaggaggtgacaAGGTCCTGGTGGCCCCAGGTGGGGACGTGGCCATGGAGGGGACGGCCCAGCCCGGTGCCACCAACTGCTCCTGGGACACTTTGGGAcgtgtccccgatgtccccggaGATGCCACCACCACAACGGGAGCCGTGACCACGTCCCCAGGAAGTGACAAATCCCTGCTGGGCCCTGGTGGGGACGTGGCCATGGAGgggacagcccagcccagtgccaccaaCTGCTCCTGGGACACTTTGGGACACCTCAGTGATGTCACCAGAGATGCCACCAGCACAACTGGAGTCGTGACCACGTCCCCAGGAA GTGACAAAGTCCCGGCGGCCACCGcggggggcgtggcctcggCCGCCACCTCGGGTGACGTCACCGCGGGCGATGACGTCACCGCCGCCATCATGGTGGCGCCGGGCGGGGCCATCTCggtggggggtcccggggtcaACCCCCGCCCCCCGTGA
- the LYPD3 gene encoding ly6/PLAUR domain-containing protein 3, with translation MWGRAMGGARLLPLLLLLLPGSMGLQCLSCGEDDDGSCRQPRNVSCPTESDVCSEALAVLSWSAGGLALTARGCGRGQPGALARALQLPGLVLFERRRNCNGESCNGELGALGALGSESANTTAPPPNGLRCFGCPPTGPCPPGTVVHCHGDHRGCFHGNVTLRLGNHTLRREVRGCVPDGDCARERRGDADAAIAGSCCHGDLCNRQLGGTTLFAPDLPRLELLPHGHAPTAPPTNATKMADGNAGEEGANMAAGEGGVRHGDAGTAAPERGAGVGGRRAGGGKMVAGNKTASGDKMAAGDKMAAGDKMAAGDKMAAGNKTASGDKMASGDKMASGDKMAAGDKMAAGDKMAAGNKMASGDKMAAGDKMAAGDKMAAGNKTASGDKMAAGNKMAAGNKMAADDKMATEDKMAAGDKMAAGHVGSGRPMGRKDGGKAPVGRGQSLGGPGWLLPFLLWPLLR, from the exons ATGTGGGGCCGGGCCATGGGGGGGGCccggctgctgccgctgctgctgctgctgctgccag GCTCCATGGGGCTGCAGTGCCTGAGCTGTGGGGAGGATGACGACGGCAGCTGCCGCCAGCCCAGGAACGTCTCCTGCCCCACGGAGAGCGACGTGTGCAGCGAGGCCCTGGCCGTTCTCAGCTGGA GTGCCGGTGGCCTGGCGCTGACCGCCCGGGGCTGTGGCCGGGGTCAGCCGGGGGCTCTGGCCCGGGCGCTGCAGCTGCCGGGGCTGGTTCTGTTCGAGCGGCGCCGCAACTGCAACGGGGAATCCTGCAAcggggaactgggagcactgggagcactggggagcgAGAGCG CCAACACCACGGCCCCTCCCCCCAACGGCCTGCGCTGCTTCGGCTGCCCCCCCACCGGGCCCTGCCCCCCCGGCACCGTCGTCCATTGCCACGGCGACCACCGCggctgtttccatggcaacgtCACCCTGCGATTGG GTAACCACACCCTCCGGCGCGAGGTGCGCGGCTGCGTCCCCGATGGCGACTGCGCCCGGGAGCGCCGCGGCGACGCCGACGCCGCCATCGCCGGCTCCTGCTGTCATGGCGACCTCTGCAACCGGCAGCTGGGCGGGACAACGCTCTTCGCCCCCGACCTGCCgcgcctggagctgctgccgcACGGCCACGCCCCCACGGCCCCGCCCACAAACGCCACCAAGATGGCCGACGGCAACGCCGGGGAGGAGGGCGCCAATATGGCCGCCGGCGAGGGTGGTGTGAGGCACGGCGACGCCGGAACGGCCGCGCCGGAGCGAGGCGCGGGTGTCGGGGGAaggcgggcgggcgggggcaAGATGGTGGCTGGGAATAAAACGGCCTCAGGAGACAAGATGGCGGCTGGGGACAAGATGGCGGCTGGGGACAAGATGGCGGCTGGGGACAAGATGGCCGCCGGGAATAAAACAGCCTCAGGAGACAAGATGGCTTCTGGTGACAAGATGGCTTCTGGTGACAAGATGGCCGCCGGTGACAAGATGGCCGCCGGAGACAAGATGGCCGCCGGAAACAAGATGGCTTCCGGTGACAAGATGGCCGCCGGAGACAAGATGGCCGCCGGAGATAAGATGGCCGCCGGAAACAAGACGGCTTCCGGTGACAAGATGGCCGCCGGAAACAAGATGGCCGCCGGAAACAAGATGGCCGCCGATGATAAAATGGCCACCGAGGATAAGATGGCCGCCGGAGACAAGATGGCCGCCGGTCACGTGGGCTCCGGGCGGCCAATGGGGCGCAAGGACGGGGGGAAGGCGCCGGTGGGGCGGGGCCAATCCCTGGGCGGGCCCGGGTggctcctccccttcctcctgtgGCCCCTCCTCCGCTGA